One Anas platyrhynchos isolate ZD024472 breed Pekin duck chromosome 10, IASCAAS_PekinDuck_T2T, whole genome shotgun sequence genomic window carries:
- the GPR119 gene encoding glucose-dependent insulinotropic receptor produces MANLALGTILAVLASLIITANVLVAIVLLRLIQKSGYKGHYFVLNLAVADAMVGFTVTGLVMDEFSEPFYPPQIFCVLRMAFVTSSSAASILSLILVACDRHLAIRKPFHYLQLVTGLRVGLRLVGLWLLAAIIGFLPVFVPIFQKTSDQEKCSFFGVFQPTYMLSVSCIGFFPALFLFIYLYCDMLKIASVHVQHIREVEHAGLAGSCPPPHTTSDMKALRTVAILIGCFALSWLPFFIASIVQTVCTNCLTYKVIESYLWLLGLCNSLLNPLLYSCWQKDVRLQFSQLAAGVKRRVLLHLGNRHRFPGRGTKSLPTVSCLRLQD; encoded by the coding sequence ATGGCTAACTTGGCACTGGGAACCATCCTGGCTGTTCTGGCCTCGCTCATCATCACTGCCAACGTACTGGTGGCCATCGTCCTTCTTCGCCTTATCCAGAAGAGCGGCTACAAGGGACACTATTTTGTCCTTAATCTCGCTGTCGCAGATGCCATGGTTGGCTTCACGGTTACGGGTCTGGTCATGGATGAGTTTTCTGAGCCCTTTTATCCACCTCAGATCTTCTGTGTCCTGCGAATGGCTTTTGTGActtcctcttctgctgcttctaTCCTGTCCTTGATTCTGGTTGCGTGTGACAGGCACTTGGCAATCAGAAAGCCTTTCCACTATCTCCAGTTGGTCACGGGCTTGAGGGTTGGGTTGCGCCTGGTGGGGCTCTGGCTGCTTGCCGCTATCATTGGCTTCCTCCCAGTGTTTGTCCCAATCTTTCAGAAGACCTCTGACCAGGAAAAGTGTTCCTTCTTTGGAGTCTTCCAACCCACCTACATGCTCAGTGTCTCCTGCATCGGCTTCTTTCCAGCACTGTTTCTCTTCATTTACCTCTACTGTGACATGTTGAAAATTGCCTCTGTGCATGTGCAGCATATCCGTGAAGTAGAACAcgcggggctggcagggagctgccccccaccccacaccacTAGTGACATGAAGGCCTTGCGCACCGTGGCTATCCTCATCGGGTGCTTCGCGCTGTCCTGGTTGCCATTCTTCATCGCCAGCATCGTGCAAACTGTGTGTACCAACTGCTTAACCTACAAAGTCATCGAGAGCTACCTCTGGCTTCTGGGACTGTGTAACTCCCTCCTGAACCCCCTGCTCTACTCCTGCTGGCAGAAGGATGTGCGGCTGCAGTTCTCCCAGCTAGCTGCCGGTGTAAAGAGGAGAGTCCTCCTTCACTTGGGCAATCGCCACCGTTTCCCCGGCAGAGGCACCAAATCCCTTCCTACCGTGTCCTGCTTGCGGCTCCAGGACTGA